A genomic region of Burkholderiales bacterium contains the following coding sequences:
- a CDS encoding outer membrane protein assembly factor encodes MLSPAAFFLYFAALLAPLFATGHAVAAAAAKFAYRVEVEAPNDLAKLLRQNLDIDKWHDSPEMDLNQLRVLYRNAPEDIRVLAATQGFYSPVISPSLEQRGDIWVARFIVDPGRPTRVSEVALRFTGPIADLPQHARPDVERLRQAWPLKRGEVFRQQDWEAAKRNLLRAVLVYRYPGATISDSRATVDPAESEAALMVEIDSGPEYRFGGLDIKGLERYPPSVVENLNPIAAGTIYSQEALAEFQTRLLETGYFATAVVNPEIEGGTARADIDAAGQATAPVRLTLIENTSKKLGFGVGYSTNTGVRGEIAYRDLNILDSGLRFTTNLRLEQKQQSLLTDLEWPRNRRGHVYGIGLKALRSDIEGERLENFGIGGRRTSGNKRNERTWSIQFETENQTLENGFEDRRKALALGYGITLRRTDNLLTPTKGYALSVQLSGASEQLLTDQDFIRGYAKWIGFFPFGKRHSLILRAEGGAVWANSRQGIPSTFVFRTGGDQTVRGYSFQSLGVPQGEAIVGGRYLAVGSAEYIYWFKPDYGAAIFVDAGNAADTPADLFPVLGFGLGGRWRSPVGPLSLDVAYGEESDELRLHFSLGFVF; translated from the coding sequence TTCGCCTATCGCGTCGAGGTTGAAGCGCCCAATGATCTGGCCAAGCTATTGCGGCAAAACCTCGATATCGACAAATGGCACGACAGCCCGGAGATGGACCTCAATCAACTGCGCGTGCTCTATCGCAACGCGCCTGAGGATATTCGCGTGCTGGCCGCCACCCAGGGGTTTTATTCGCCGGTCATCTCGCCATCGCTCGAACAACGCGGCGATATCTGGGTGGCGCGCTTTATCGTCGACCCCGGCCGGCCGACGCGGGTGTCGGAAGTCGCGTTGCGCTTCACCGGCCCGATCGCCGATTTGCCGCAGCACGCGCGCCCCGATGTCGAACGATTGCGCCAAGCCTGGCCGCTGAAGCGGGGAGAAGTTTTTCGACAGCAAGACTGGGAAGCGGCCAAGCGCAATTTGCTGCGCGCTGTGCTCGTTTACCGCTATCCGGGCGCTACTATCAGCGACAGCCGCGCGACCGTCGACCCGGCGGAATCCGAAGCGGCGCTGATGGTCGAAATCGACAGCGGCCCCGAATACCGCTTCGGCGGTCTCGACATCAAGGGGCTGGAGCGTTACCCGCCGAGCGTCGTCGAAAACCTGAATCCGATCGCGGCGGGAACGATCTACTCGCAGGAAGCGCTCGCGGAATTCCAGACGAGACTGCTCGAGACCGGGTACTTCGCTACGGCGGTGGTCAACCCGGAAATCGAGGGTGGAACAGCGCGTGCCGACATCGACGCTGCCGGCCAGGCGACCGCGCCGGTCAGATTGACCTTGATCGAGAACACATCGAAAAAACTCGGCTTCGGCGTCGGTTACAGCACGAATACCGGCGTGCGTGGCGAGATTGCCTATCGCGATTTAAATATCCTCGATTCAGGTTTGCGTTTTACGACAAATCTTCGCCTCGAACAGAAGCAGCAATCGCTGCTGACCGATCTCGAGTGGCCGCGCAATCGGCGCGGGCACGTTTACGGCATCGGTCTGAAGGCGCTGCGCAGCGACATCGAAGGCGAGCGTCTGGAAAATTTCGGCATCGGAGGCCGCCGTACGTCGGGCAACAAGCGCAATGAGCGCACGTGGTCAATACAGTTCGAAACGGAAAACCAGACTCTGGAAAACGGCTTCGAGGACCGGCGCAAAGCGCTGGCGCTGGGCTATGGAATTACCTTGCGGCGCACCGACAATCTGCTGACGCCGACGAAAGGCTATGCGCTGAGCGTGCAATTGAGCGGCGCTTCCGAACAACTGCTGACCGATCAGGACTTCATTCGCGGTTATGCCAAATGGATAGGATTTTTTCCGTTCGGCAAACGGCACAGCCTGATTCTGCGCGCGGAAGGCGGCGCGGTCTGGGCGAACAGCCGGCAAGGCATACCATCGACCTTCGTATTTCGCACCGGCGGCGATCAAACCGTGCGCGGCTACAGCTTCCAGAGCCTGGGCGTTCCCCAGGGCGAAGCGATCGTCGGCGGACGCTATCTGGCAGTCGGCAGCGCCGAATACATTTACTGGTTCAAACCCGATTACGGCGCCGCGATTTTCGTCGACGCCGGCAACGCGGCCGATACGCCTGCCGATCTTTTTCCGGTGCTGGGCTTCGGGCTCGGCGGCCGCTGGCGCAGCCCGGTCGGCCCGCTTTCCCTCGACGTCGCCTACGGCGAGGAGAGCGATGAATTGCGCCTGCATTTTTCGCTCGGATTCGTGTTCTGA